From a single Kryptolebias marmoratus isolate JLee-2015 linkage group LG17, ASM164957v2, whole genome shotgun sequence genomic region:
- the LOC108249548 gene encoding protein ADP-ribosylarginine hydrolase-like, translating to MEPQTAVAPRDSGFSEGSGRLAGTYSAETCVAVGRPASVEHYKAAMVLSGTGDALGYKNGNWEFCRSGPTIQKELQALGGLKKIRVQLPDWPVSDDTVLHLATAEALATGKDGEDLLHEVAARYVEGMKDMVGRAPGATTMKAVSQLRPGLKGGYRVPYNPRGAGCGAAMRSMCIGLRYPRPDQLSTLVAVALETGRMTHNHPIGFLGSVASALFTSYAVQRRPITTWGLGLINKACPAARKFVQDRGFDVEETERDWGYFSDKWQWYLDQRGISDGKGPVVWPSAYGPAERDKIYKTFSLSGWAGACGHDAPMIALDALLGAGSDWEELMSRATFHGGDSDSTAVIACCCWGLLHGTEGVPKGNYSNLEYRERLERCAEQLYALSR from the exons ATGGAGCCGCAGACAGCAGTAGCTCCGAGAGACTCGGGGTTTTCTGAAGGGAGCGGCCGCCTCGCGGGCACTTATTCCGCCGAAACATGCGTCGCAGTAGGCAG ACCTGCCTCTGTGGAGCATTACAAGGCCGCCATGGTGCTGAGTGGAACCGGAGACGCTCTGGGCTACAAGAACGGAAACTGGGAGTTCTGTAGGTCTGGACCAACGATTCAAAAG GAGCTGCAGGCGCTCGGCGGCCTGAAGAAAATCCGGGTTCAGCTTCCCGACTGGCCGGTGAGTGATGACACCGTTCTGCATCTGGCAACAGCCGAGGCCCTGGCAACcg GGAAGGACGGGGAGGACCTCCTGCACGAGGTGGCTGCTCGTTATGTGGAGGGGATGAAAGACATGGTAGGGAGGGCACCGGGCGCTACAACCATGAAAG CCGTTTCCCAACTGAGGCCTGGGTTGAAAGGGGGCTACAGAGTGCCGTATAACCCCAGGGGGGCAGGCTGTGGAGCGGCCATGAGGTCCATGTGCATCGGCCTGAG GTACCCGAGGCCCGACCAGCTGTCAACGCTGGTGGCCGTTGCCCTGGAGACGGGCAGGATGACCCATAATCACCCCATTGGCTTCCTGGGATCCGTAGCGTCGGCCCTGTTCACCTCGTACGCCGTCCAGCGCAGGCCGATCACCACCTGGGGTCTGGGCCTGATCAACAAGGCGTGTCCCGCGGCGAGGAAGTTCGTTCAGGACCGGGGCTTCGACGTGGAGGAGACGGAGAGAGACTGGGGCTACTTCAGCGACAAGTGGCAGTG GTATCTGGACCAGAGGGGCATCTCCGACGGAAAGGGGCCGGTGGTTTGGCCCTCCGCCTATGGTCCCGCCGAGAGGGATAAGATCTACAAGACCTTCAGCCTGTCCGGCTGGGCGGGGGCCTGCGGACACGACGCCCCGATGATCGCACTGGACGCCCTGCTGGGGGCCGGCTCGGACTGGGAGGAGCTGATGAGCAGAGCTACCTTCCATGGAG GCGACAGCGACAGCACAGCAGTGatcgcctgctgctgctggggtcTCCTGCACGGCACCGAGGGGGTCCCTAAAGGCAACTACAGCAACTTGGAGTACCGGGAGCGACTGGAGCGCTGCGCCGAGCAGCTCTACGCTCTGTCACGTTAA